The nucleotide window TATAATAAGACAAGCTAATACCAGAATACTACAGTGTTTAGCTTTTGGTACAGTACATACTGAATGAGGTGAAAAGATGAAAAGAATTGGTGTTTTGACGAGCGGCGGGGATTCGCCCGGCATGAATGCCGCAGTACGTGCGGTTGTTAGAAAAGCGATTTACCATGATGTAGAGGTTTATGGTGTGTTTGGCGGTTACGCAGGCTTGATGAGCGGAAATATTAAAAAGTTGGAGCTTGGTTCAGTCGGTGATATCATCCACCGGGGTGGCACGTTCCTTTATTCCGCGAGAAGTGAAGAATTCAAGACAAAGGAAGGCCAGCAAAAAGGAATCGAGCAATTGAATAAGCTTGGTATTGACGGACTTGTCGTCATTGGCGGAGACGGATCTTACAGAGGCGCTAAGGCATTGACAGAACAAGGATACCCTTGTGTTGGTGTACCTGGAACGATTGACAATGATATCCCAGGAACTGAATTCACCATTGGATTTGATACTGCGCTAAATACGGTCATTGATGCAATCGATAAAATTCGTGATACGGCTTCTTCACATGAAAGAACATTTGTTGTCGAAGTAATGGGACGCAATGCTGGAGACCTTGCGTTATGGTCTGGTCTGGCAGGCGGTGCGGAAACAATCCTTATTCCTGAGGACCCGCATGATATGAAAGACATTGCTAGCCGCCTTAAAAAAGGTCATGAGCGTGGCAAAAAACACAGTATCATTATTGTTGCAGAGGGTGTCATGAACGGGTATGAGTTCGGAAAGCTTTTGCAGGAAGAAACTGACTTTGATACACGTGTTACCGTACTTGGCCATGTTCAGCGCGGAGGAACGCCTACAGCATTTGACCGCGTACTTGCAAGCAGGCTGGGAGCAAGGGCAGTTGAGCTTTTATTGGAAGGCAAAGGCGGACGTGCTGTCGGAATGGAGAAGAATCAATTAGTTGATTACGATATCATTGAAGCTTTGGCAAAAGAGCATACTGTTGACTTGAATTTATATAAATTATCAAAAGAGCTTTCTATTTAATCTCTTTACAGTAAACCAGGAGGTTGCAAGCTATGCGCAAAACAAAAATTGTTTGTACGATTGGTCCAGCTAGTGAAAGTGTAGACAAATTAGTTCAATTGATTGAAGCAGGAATGAATGTTTCCCGTCTTAATTTCTCTCACGGAAATCATGAGGAACACGCGGCACGTATCAAGAATATCAGAGAAGCTGCTGAGAAAACAGGGAAGAAGGTAGGTATCCTTCTTGATACAAAAGGCCCTGAAATCCGCACGAATGATATGGAAAACGGAGCGGTTGAACTTACGACAGGCCAGGAATGCGTCGTTTCCATGACAGAGGTTCTGGGCACAGTTGAGAAGTTCTCAGTAACTTATGACCAATTGATTGATGATGTACATCCAGGAGCGAAAATTCTTCTTGATGACGGATTGATCGGTCTGGAAGTTATCAGCATCGACAAGACTAGCAAGGAAATTAAAACTAGAGTTCTGAACAGCGGAACACTTAAGAATAAAAAAGGTGTGAACGTACCAGGTGTTTCAGTTAACCCTGCCTGGAATCACAGAAAAAGACGCAAAGGATATCCTTTTCGGTGTTGAGCAAGGCGTCGATTTCGTCGCAGCCTCTTTTGTGCGCCGTGCAACTGATGTATTGGAAATCCGCCAGCTTCTCGAAGAAAATAACGGATCCCATATCCAGATCATCCCTAAAATCGAAAACCAGGAAGGCGTCGACAATATCAATGAAATCCTTGAAGTTTCTGATGGCCTGATGGTTGCTCGTGGTGACCTTGGTGTTGAAATACCGGCAGAAGAAGTGCCACTTGTTCAAAAAGACCTGATCAAAAAGTGCAATGTACTAGGCAAGCCTGTTATCACAGCAACTCAGATGCTTGATTCCATGCAGCGCAATCCGCGCCCGACACGCGCAGAAGCTAGTGACGTAGCAAACGCGATCTTTGACGGTACAGATGCAATCATGCTTTCTGGTGAAACAGCTGCTGGACACTACCCGGTTGAAGCTGTACAGACCATGCATAATATCGCATCACGC belongs to Mesobacillus subterraneus and includes:
- the pfkA gene encoding 6-phosphofructokinase — encoded protein: MKRIGVLTSGGDSPGMNAAVRAVVRKAIYHDVEVYGVFGGYAGLMSGNIKKLELGSVGDIIHRGGTFLYSARSEEFKTKEGQQKGIEQLNKLGIDGLVVIGGDGSYRGAKALTEQGYPCVGVPGTIDNDIPGTEFTIGFDTALNTVIDAIDKIRDTASSHERTFVVEVMGRNAGDLALWSGLAGGAETILIPEDPHDMKDIASRLKKGHERGKKHSIIIVAEGVMNGYEFGKLLQEETDFDTRVTVLGHVQRGGTPTAFDRVLASRLGARAVELLLEGKGGRAVGMEKNQLVDYDIIEALAKEHTVDLNLYKLSKELSI